One segment of Leptospirillum ferrooxidans C2-3 DNA contains the following:
- the thrS gene encoding threonine--tRNA ligase, with protein MAQVVVQDKGDLKALRHSAAHTLAQAVKRLFPEARVGVGPATDDGFYYDFHYSRPFTPEDLVRIEDEMRKIISQGLVIERRPVSREEAVALFSGMDEPFKLELISSIPDEAEITVYEQGEFVDLCRGPHVAGTGDIPAIKLLTTSGAYWKGIESNPSLQRIYGTAFWSEADLAAHLLKLEEIRRRDHRKLGRELDLFRTLDEKGAGLVLWLPRGSRVRRILEDLWKSLHDRHGYKYVYSPHIARLDLWKQSGHWDYYRDSMFSPMEIEGVEYELKPMNCPFHIMIFRESVKSYRDLPIRLSELGTVYRYERSGTLHGLMRVRGFTQDDAHLFCRPEDLASEIEKVLVLVDEMIGRFGFTDRTVYLSTRPEKSVGSDEHWKMATDALESALIKSGIPYQTDPGEGVFYGPKIDIKFHDAIGRSWQLSTVQVDFNLPEKFDLSFRNTQGEAERPIMIHRALFGSIERFFGILVEHYVGAFPLWLAPEQVMIMTIADRHIPDAEALLERLKSSGIRAEGDFRNEKIGFKIREAQMLKVPEMWIIGDREVAEGRVSIRTREGEKTDLVLRDEAISSLIERARPA; from the coding sequence AAGGGAGATCTGAAAGCACTTCGCCACAGTGCTGCCCATACATTGGCCCAGGCGGTGAAGCGTCTTTTTCCGGAAGCCAGGGTTGGTGTCGGTCCCGCTACGGATGATGGCTTTTATTATGACTTCCATTATTCCCGTCCTTTTACTCCCGAGGATCTTGTCCGGATAGAGGACGAGATGCGGAAGATCATCTCTCAGGGGCTTGTGATTGAGCGAAGACCGGTTTCCAGGGAAGAGGCAGTAGCCCTTTTTTCCGGGATGGATGAGCCATTCAAGCTTGAATTGATTTCTTCGATTCCGGACGAGGCAGAAATAACGGTTTACGAGCAGGGGGAGTTTGTCGATCTCTGCAGGGGCCCTCATGTGGCCGGGACCGGTGATATTCCTGCCATCAAGCTACTCACCACATCCGGAGCCTACTGGAAAGGGATCGAGTCAAACCCGTCCCTTCAGCGGATCTATGGGACAGCTTTCTGGTCAGAGGCCGATCTTGCCGCACATCTTCTGAAGCTTGAGGAGATTCGCCGGAGGGACCACAGGAAGCTTGGCCGGGAACTGGACCTTTTCCGGACCCTGGATGAAAAAGGGGCTGGTCTGGTCCTGTGGCTACCAAGGGGGAGCCGGGTCCGTCGCATCCTTGAGGATCTCTGGAAGTCCCTCCATGACCGCCACGGCTACAAGTATGTCTACTCTCCGCATATTGCGAGACTCGACCTCTGGAAGCAGTCCGGTCATTGGGATTATTATCGGGACAGCATGTTCTCTCCGATGGAAATCGAAGGGGTGGAATATGAGCTGAAGCCGATGAACTGTCCCTTTCATATCATGATTTTCCGTGAGAGCGTGAAGAGCTATCGGGATCTTCCCATTCGCTTGTCCGAGCTTGGAACTGTCTATCGATACGAGCGTTCGGGCACACTCCATGGCCTGATGAGGGTTCGGGGCTTTACCCAGGATGATGCCCATCTTTTCTGCAGGCCGGAGGACTTGGCGTCAGAAATCGAGAAGGTCCTTGTATTGGTGGACGAAATGATCGGCCGTTTCGGTTTTACCGACCGGACGGTCTATCTGTCCACCCGGCCGGAGAAATCGGTCGGTTCTGACGAGCATTGGAAGATGGCGACGGATGCCCTTGAAAGTGCTCTGATCAAATCGGGGATTCCGTATCAGACTGATCCTGGGGAAGGCGTTTTCTATGGCCCCAAGATCGACATCAAGTTCCATGATGCGATCGGCCGTTCCTGGCAGCTTTCGACCGTTCAGGTGGATTTCAATCTTCCTGAAAAATTTGATCTGTCCTTCCGCAATACACAAGGGGAGGCAGAGAGGCCGATCATGATCCATCGGGCCCTGTTTGGTTCGATCGAGAGGTTTTTCGGTATCCTCGTCGAGCACTATGTCGGAGCCTTTCCTTTGTGGCTCGCGCCAGAACAGGTGATGATCATGACAATAGCGGATCGGCATATTCCGGATGCGGAGGCTCTTCTTGAGCGCTTGAAATCAAGCGGTATCCGTGCGGAAGGAGACTTCCGGAATGAGAAGATCGGTTTCAAGATTCGGGAAGCACAGATGCTCAAGGTTCCGGAGATGTGGATAATAGGGGATCGGGAAGTTGCTGAAGGGCGGGTTTCCATTCGAACCCGCGAAGGTGAAAAGACAGACCTCGTTCTTCGGGATGAGGCGATCAGCTCCCTGATTGAAAGGGCCAGACCGGCCTGA